In a single window of the Labeo rohita strain BAU-BD-2019 chromosome 23, IGBB_LRoh.1.0, whole genome shotgun sequence genome:
- the neurod4 gene encoding neurogenic differentiation factor 4, whose translation MMTKPYGKPGDVTELVSSLGWMEEDLSSQDGDRTPEIGHYALHRRPVELGSEDMEEEEEEEEEEVGLDGEKAPKRRGPKKKKMTKARQERFRARRVKANARERSRMHGLNDALDNLRRVMPCYSKTQKLSKIETLRLARNYIWALSEVLESGQSPESLGFVEMLCKGLSQPTSNLVAGCLQLGPSSVLINKLDEKCGVPGVGGPQGHPISYPSPGLPSPPYGSLEASHLLHLKGFKGANYENSSPNECSSGTPPYDGPLTPPLSISGNFALKQEPSPHEAERNFTPHASHYISSHPYPPSSLAGLPAPQGHPLFPGSRFELPLDMAFEPYTPSHIVTSQMGSIYSE comes from the coding sequence ATGATGACCAAACCTTATGGAAAACCAGGGGATGTGACTGAGCTAGTCAGCTCTCTTGGATGGATGGAGGAAGACCTCAGCTCACAGGATGGTGACCGGACGCCTGAGATAGGTCACTATGCGCTGCACAGGAGACCTGTAGAGCTTGGCAGTGAGGATAtggaggaagaagaggaggaggaagaggaagaagtgGGTCTTGATGGAGAAAAGGCACCTAAGCGAAGAGGTcctaaaaagaagaaaatgacCAAAGCCAGACAAGAACGTTTCCGTGCAAGACGCGTCAAAGCCAACGCCAGGGAACGCTCGCGCATGCATGGGCTGAATGACGCGTTGGACAATTTACGGCGCGTCATGCCTTGTTACTCGAAGACTCAGAAGCTCTCCAAAATTGAGACCCTGCGGCTGGCCCGCAACTACATCTGGGCGCTATCGGAGGTTCTGGAGAGCGGGCAGTCACCTGAGAGCCTTGGTTTTGTGGAGATGCTATGCAAGGGGCTTTCGCAACCTACCAGCAACCTTGTGGCTGGCTGCCTCCAACTCGGACCCTCGTCTGTGCTGATCAACAAACTGGATGAAAAGTGCGGGGTTCCAGGAGTAGGTGGTCCACAGGGTCATCCCATTAGCTATCCCTCCCCGGGACTTCCCAGTCCACCCTATGGCTCATTGGAGGCTTCACACTTGCTTCATTTGAAGGGCTTCAAGGGAGCTAACTATGAGAACTCCTCACCCAATGAATGTAGCAGTGGCACGCCACCTTACGACGGCCCGCTTACGCCACCACTCAGCATCAGCGGCAACTTCGCCCTCAAGCAGGAGCCGTCGCCACACGAGGCTGAGAGGAACTTTACACCTCACGCCAGCCATTACATCTCCTCACACCCTTACCCACCTTCCTCCTTGGCTGGTCTTCCAGCACCTCAGGGTCACCCGCTGTTCCCAGGCTCCCGTTTCGAGCTTCCTTTAGACATGGCTTTCGAGCCGTATACCCCTTCGCACATTGTGACATCACAGATGGGCagcatttacagtgaataa